CTGCTCATGCCCCTACAAAACCGCATCGACCCCTACGGCCAGCTTTGCAGCGTCAGTGCTCGCGGCGCGCTAATGGGCAATCGCGGCCTACTGCACGATGACGATAAAACCATCACGCGGCCCTGGGCGCACAAGCAGTGGGTCACCTGCGTGACGCACTTTCCAGGCCATGAACGCCCGGTATTCGAACCCGGGCGCTATTCCCAGCTCTTTTTTCTGGACGAGGCCACCGCGTTTGCCGCCGGGCATCGCCCGTGCGGGTCCTGTCGCCAGCAGCGCTTCAAGGCGTTCAAGCACGCCTGGCTTGCGGCCAACCCGCGGGCGGGCATCGAAAAGCCAAGCCTTGCGGACATCGACAAAACCCTGCATGCCGAGCGCGCCCGGCGTGGCGGCCACAAGGTAACCTTTCAGGCAGCTCTTGAGGGGCTGCCCTTTGGCACCCTGATCGATCTGGGTGGCCAGGCGTATCTGGTCACGCAAGATCACCTGTTCCCTTGGAGTTTCGAGGGTTATGGGCCGGCCACTCCCCTGCCCGCCTCAGGCACGCAAGTGACCGTGCTGACCCCGGCCTCCATCGTGGAGCTGTTTCGGAGTGGCTTTCGCCTGCAGGTGCACGAAAGCGCCGAAGATCAGCGCTAAGCCGCTTCGAGCGATTAGCTGTCGAAATCGAAGCTGAACTCGTCATCGTCGCCGTCGAACAGAGCATCCAGATTTTCCGGGGCGTTGGTATGGCCTGGGTTGATACGTGCAAGGCGCGTCAGCAGGTGCGTTTGGGTCAGCGAGAGATTGAGCGCGAAAGCGATCGGCAGCGCCTGGGCGGCGCGCAGCGCCAAAAACGCCTCGTCCGAAAGATTCGCCAGCGCCCGCTCGTCGATCATGCAAAGACCTTCCAGGCGTACACCCGCTTGCTCTCTGAGCGAATCCGGCCAGGGCGTGACGACCTTTGCGTCGACCAGTGCCTGCACCGCTTTTAGCGTGACCTGGTGGCGCGGAAAGCCCGCTTTCAAGGTATCGACGCGTTTGGAAACCTCGTCGAGCATCTGGTTCTGGTCATCGAAAAAAGGCTCGCCTGCCCCCGCTTCAGCCTCCAGACCGCTATCGCGCTCGAAGGTCACATAGCCCTTGTCGCCCTGGGTGAGCACCTTGAACGGCCAGGTCGAGAGCCACTCGGGGCGGTAGTTCCCCAGCCACCTGCCTTCACGCACGAACAGGTTGTGGCCCTCAGCCAAACCACACACTCCCATCAGTTGCCAAGTGCCGCTCAGATTCACCAGCGCCAACGGCATGGAGGCCGCCGCGCGGGCGAGTTCACGGCCGTGTAGCGGCATCAATGTGGTCGAGGCGGCGAAATCAACGGTGTGGGGCGGATGCCAGGCTTTGCCTTCGCACTCGGTGGGGGTTAGCGTTAGCGGATTGGACATGATGCATCCTTACTCGGTTTGAAGAACACCCGTTTGCCGGGTAAAAGCCCACGAATGACGATGATTATACCATTCAACGCGGAAAACGATCGCGGCCTCGGTGGGACAGACGCGGCGGGGTAAAGTGCCAAAAAGAGTCTCCGGGCGTATCGTGTCGGTGGGCATGACCATCATCACTTCAATGACCGCCCGCGGCGTTAAGCGACGGTTGAATGCATTGATCGGCGCCAAACAAAAACCCCGCCGGTGGGCGGGGTTGCACGTTGATTTATAGCGTTGGCGCCGTGAATCAGCCCCAGAAGCCATCGTCGATCGCGCTGATCAAACGCCCTTCCGCCCGGCCGTACTCGAAGTAGTGACTCAGCACGCCCACGTTGGCGGCGACCACGTCGGCGTTGGCCTCCTTGTAAGCCGCCAGGTCGAACCAGCTCGACGGCGTGCGGCCTTCGCTTTCACCGGCCAGGCGGTAGTGCATGTAGGCACTCTCGAAAAGGCCCTGTTCGATCGCCGCGTCCACATCGACATTCGCCGCCCGGTAGGCGCGCTCGTCGAACAACACGTTCGGGTTGCGCCCCTCCTGCTCGCCAAAGCGCGCGTAGTGCTCGAAGGCGCTGGTGAATACGCCCTGAGCCACCGCCGCCGCCACGTCCAGGTTGTGGGCAAGGTAGAACGCCTCGTCGAAGGCCATGTTGGCGGTGTCGGCATCACTTGCGCTCGAACGCCCTTCGAAAACGCCGAAACGATCGAAGTGCTCGCGCCCGCTGGCGTACTCGCCCCGCACCACGGCCTGGGCGACATCGTCGTTGCGCGAAAGATAGAGCGCCTCGTCGAACAACACGATGTCCGCATCCGCAAGCGTCGGGTCATCGACGAGCACGACCTGATCGTCGAAACGCAACAGCTCAACGTTCACCAGCGTGTTGCGCCCCGCGCCATCCGCGGTGACCACCAGCCGGCCGTCTTCGTCACGCGCAAGCGCCGCGGCCTCGAACGAGCTATCAAAGCGCGCCGTGTCCACGCCGCTGCCACCCACCAACGTGTCGTTGCCGCCCTTGGTGTAGAAGCGGTTGTTGCCTTCGCCACCTTCCAGGTAGTTGGCCGCACTGCCCCCGATCAACACGTCGTCACCGGCGCCGCCGACCACGATGCCCCGGCCCTCGCCCAGCGTGACCTGCACCGGGGCATCGTCGGCAATGATGACGCTGTCGCCGGCGCCGGCAGTAATACGGGCGCCGCCTTTCAGACTGACGAATTCGATGTTCTCAAGATCGATCCGGGCGCCGCCGGGAAGGCCCGTGGTATCGATCACGAACGCCTTGGCGGCGTTCAAAAGCGGGCTGGGTTCACCTGTGAGCTTGATCGACGAGCCAAGCTCAGAGGCCGCGCTGAAGCTCAGCGTGCGCAGATCGATCATCGACGCATCCGCGCGCGACGACAGCCAAAGCGTGGCAAGTTCGGCCTGCAGGCCCTGGTTGGCCGGCGCTTTCTGGCTCAACGCTGCCACCAGATCCACCTGGGCCGCGCCCAGGGTGATGGCGCTGCGCGCGCCTTCGTGTGTCAGCGTCGCGCCGCCGGGAAGCGTGGCGGTCACCACGTTCGCGCTGCCGGAGTTCTCGACCAGCCTGAGCGCCCCGTCCTGCCCCGCACGGTTGACGATCACCTCGCGAAGCGCCGACTCACCCGAGGCGGTATCCGAAAGCGGCTGGCGCGTGATCGGCTCGAGCCAGTTCGAGGCCGGCGGTGTGACCGGCACGGGCGCGGGGGCCGGCCCCGGCGTTACCGGGGCGGCGGCCACGGTGAACGCGAAGGTTTGCCCGGTAATCGGCAGTACGCCATCCTCGCCGCCATCGGCCAGGCTGAACGTCATGGCGTGAACGCCGGGCTTGCTGCCCGCTTCAAAACGCACCTTGCCCGCGTTGATATCGGCCTGGGTAAAGGTGTCGCCCTCTTTCAATACCAGCGCGTCAAGCATCAAGGTGCCATCGAGCGGTGCCAGTTTCAGGGTGTAGGTCAAGCCCTCTGGCGCGTCGTCGACATCGACCGCGCCGAGCATTTTCTCATCGAGCACTACGCTTGTGCCCGCCGCGACACTGGCGCCGGTATTGATGGCCAGCTTGGGCGCATCATTGACCGCCTGCACGCTCAATGATTGGGTCACGGTTTGGCTGACGTTCTGGCCGTCACTGACGCTGAACTCGAAAACCCGCTTGCCGCTGACGAGGCTATGGCTGAGGTTGGAGTACGCCACCGCGCGAAGTGCTTCCTGCCACTGCACCACCGTGGTGGTCACCTCTAACGAGGTCAGCGTCAGTACGCCGGTCTGGGCGTTGAAAGCGGCCTGAATTGTGCCGAACGGAGCCAGCGGGAAGGGCTGCATAAGCAGCATATCGCCTGGCGTAAAACCATTGATGATTTTTATGGTGGCGCTGGCAAGCGTGGGGCTGTCGGTATCGATCAGCATCAGGAAGGGGTCGATGAGCTGAGGGAGACCT
The window above is part of the Halomonas sp. GD1P12 genome. Proteins encoded here:
- a CDS encoding SapC family protein, with the protein product MSNPLTLTPTECEGKAWHPPHTVDFAASTTLMPLHGRELARAAASMPLALVNLSGTWQLMGVCGLAEGHNLFVREGRWLGNYRPEWLSTWPFKVLTQGDKGYVTFERDSGLEAEAGAGEPFFDDQNQMLDEVSKRVDTLKAGFPRHQVTLKAVQALVDAKVVTPWPDSLREQAGVRLEGLCMIDERALANLSDEAFLALRAAQALPIAFALNLSLTQTHLLTRLARINPGHTNAPENLDALFDGDDDEFSFDFDS
- a CDS encoding cadherin-like domain-containing protein, producing the protein MNDLIITQPQAFHYNETSSGDVDAYAARTDAFGQPTLAAWRLDHAGSNSWTGSLASGGPNDSSDAFVFEVPQGREVQGISLSISNVQINSGSTFFLSTLDGQWWTERPLTSFNDPLLLKPGQYSLMMGNGTLVLDYELNLNVVSTQMNTAPTLDANPRHHVDAHNNAFLFSDVTAKTNDPNQYFTQLEFHVAGVKDGALEVLTLSGVDIPLTPGALGVFGTGHYQVLNDIDGISVQLNHQTMDESALSNLVAGARYQHTGDAPTGGNREITLVSITDNGADHNFTPLDITTSFAVQGVAQPPVLLPGIEHFTFIEKGLPQLIDPFLMLIDTDSPTLASATIKIINGFTPGDMLLMQPFPLAPFGTIQAAFNAQTGVLTLTSLEVTTTVVQWQEALRAVAYSNLSHSLVSGKRVFEFSVSDGQNVSQTVTQSLSVQAVNDAPKLAINTGASVAAGTSVVLDEKMLGAVDVDDAPEGLTYTLKLAPLDGTLMLDALVLKEGDTFTQADINAGKVRFEAGSKPGVHAMTFSLADGGEDGVLPITGQTFAFTVAAAPVTPGPAPAPVPVTPPASNWLEPITRQPLSDTASGESALREVIVNRAGQDGALRLVENSGSANVVTATLPGGATLTHEGARSAITLGAAQVDLVAALSQKAPANQGLQAELATLWLSSRADASMIDLRTLSFSAASELGSSIKLTGEPSPLLNAAKAFVIDTTGLPGGARIDLENIEFVSLKGGARITAGAGDSVIIADDAPVQVTLGEGRGIVVGGAGDDVLIGGSAANYLEGGEGNNRFYTKGGNDTLVGGSGVDTARFDSSFEAAALARDEDGRLVVTADGAGRNTLVNVELLRFDDQVVLVDDPTLADADIVLFDEALYLSRNDDVAQAVVRGEYASGREHFDRFGVFEGRSSASDADTANMAFDEAFYLAHNLDVAAAVAQGVFTSAFEHYARFGEQEGRNPNVLFDERAYRAANVDVDAAIEQGLFESAYMHYRLAGESEGRTPSSWFDLAAYKEANADVVAANVGVLSHYFEYGRAEGRLISAIDDGFWG